The Bacillus oleivorans genomic sequence TGAATCGTTGTATAACGGCAGTAACCGTCCTTTTTAACGATAATTTCTACAACGGCACTGTGTAGTGAGTTTGTTGTATAAACAGGTGCTGTACAACCTTCAACATAGTGAACAGATGCTCCCTCGTCTACAATAATAAGAGTCCGTTCGAATTGTCCCATGTTTTCAGAGTTTATACGGAAATATGCTTGTAGAGGTGTATCAACTTTCACACCAGGAGGAACATAGATAAAAGATCCGCCTGACCAAACTGCAGAGTTAAGCGCTGCGAATTTGTTGTCAGTTGGAGGAATTACTTTAGCCCAGTGTTCCTTAAAGATATCTTCATTTTCTCTCAACGCAGAATCTGTATCTTTAAAGACGATTCCTTGTTGTTCGAGTTCTTCCTTCATGTTATGGTATACAACTTCCGACTCGTATTGAGCAGAAACCCCTGCCAAATACTTTTGCTCAGCTTCCGGGATACCAAGCTTGTCAAACGTACGCTTAATTTCTTCAGGAACTTCATCCCATGAACGCTCAGACTTTTCAGAAGGCTTTACGTAGTACGTGATTTCATCAAAGTTTAGTCCGCCTAAGTCTCCGCCCCATTGTGGCATTGGCTTAGCGTAAAAATGCTCTAGGGATTTCAAACGGAAATCAAGCATCCATTGAGGTTCGTTTTTCATTTTTGAAATTTCTTCAACGATTTCGCGTGTCAGACCGCGTTTAGAGCGGAAAATGGAAACGTCACGGTCATGAAACCCGTATTTATAATCGCCGATTTCAGGCATTTTCTTTGCCATCCGTCATTCCTCCATTCTTTCTATTCTTTCAAACCCTTTTCCATTGCCTTCCATGCGAGGGTTGCACATTTAATTCTCGCTGGGAATTTGGAAACACCTTGCAGTGCTTCTATATCACCTAAATCGATTGAATCGTCGTAGTCTTTGCCTTGCATCATATCAGAGAAGACTTCAGATAGTTTTAAAGCTGTCTGAATCTCTTTCCCTTTAATGATTTGGGTCATCATAGAGGCAGAGGCCATTGAAATCGAACAGCCTTCTCCCTCAAACTTGGCAGCCTTGACTATACCATCTTCCACATTCATAGTGAGATGAATTCTGTCACCACAAGTTGGGTTATTCATGTCGATGGTTAATGTCCCATTTTCAAGCTGCCCTTTATTTCTAGGGTTTTTATAATGATCCATAATGACTTGACGGTATAAAGCATCTAAATTATTAAAAGACATCTGAAAAATACTCCTTTGCTGTGACAAGCCCTTTTACTAATTTGTCAATGTCATCTTTGGTGTTGTATAAGTAAAAGCTTGCCCGAGCCGTTGCTGAAACATTCAGCCATTTCATTAAGACTTGAGCACAGTGGTGGCCCGCACGAACTGCAATCCCTTCTGCATCGAGGACGGTTGCCACATCATGCGGATGAACATCTTGAATATTAAAGGTAACCAGACCGGCCCGTTTTGCCGAATCGATTGGTCCAAAAATCGTAATACCTTCTATTTCTGACATTTTATGCAATGCATACTCCGTTAAACTATGCTCATGCTGCGAGATATTTTCCAACCCGATTTCTTCTAGGAAATCAATCGCAGCACCTAAACCGATCGCACCTGCTATTATAGGTGTGCCCGCTTCAAACTTCCACGGGAGCTCTTTCCAGCTGGAATCATGAAGACCGACAAAGTCAATCATTTCTCCGCCGAATTCAACCGGCTCCATTTCCTCTAACAGATGCTTTTTCCCATATAATACGCCGATTCCGGTTGGACCGCACATTTTATGTGAAGAAAACGCGTAAAAATCAACATCCAAATCTCGAACATCGACACGGATATGCGGAGCTGCCTGAGCACCGTCTACTACCATTATAGCACCATTTTCATGAGCAATCTTTGTAATGTCTTTTATTGGATTGATGGTTCCTAATACGTTTGATACGTGGGTAACAGAAACTACCTTTGTATGAGGTGTAATCGTTTCTCTTACCTTATCTAAATTAAGCGTTCCATCTTCTTCTAGCGGGATATATTTTAATGTCGCACCTGTTTTCTTAGCAACCTGCTGCCAGGGAATCAGGTTACTGTGGTGCTCCATGTAAGTGATGACAATCTCGTCACCCTCTTTTACATGTTCCCTTGCGTAACTGACTGCAACCGTATTAATAGAAGTTGTTGTCCCTCTAGTAAATATAACTTCTTCCGTTGAGGAAGCGTTGATAAAGGCACGAACCTTTTCTCGTGCTCCTTCATATCGGTCAGTCGCTTTCGTCCCTAGTGTGTGAACACCACGGTGAACGTTTGAGTTATAGCCTTCATAGTAGTCATCTAATGTTTGAATGACAGATAAAGGTTTTTGGGATGTAGCCGAACTATCTAAATACACTAAAGGCTTTCCATTTACTTCTTGATTCAAGATTGGAAAAAGCTGCCGGACATCCTGCATAGAAATTGCCATTCTAATGCACTTTCCTTTCAATCACTTCCACTAGTTGTTTTTTAACACCTTCAATTGGAAGTTGATTCACAACAGGAGCTAAG encodes the following:
- the sufB gene encoding Fe-S cluster assembly protein SufB — protein: MAKKMPEIGDYKYGFHDRDVSIFRSKRGLTREIVEEISKMKNEPQWMLDFRLKSLEHFYAKPMPQWGGDLGGLNFDEITYYVKPSEKSERSWDEVPEEIKRTFDKLGIPEAEQKYLAGVSAQYESEVVYHNMKEELEQQGIVFKDTDSALRENEDIFKEHWAKVIPPTDNKFAALNSAVWSGGSFIYVPPGVKVDTPLQAYFRINSENMGQFERTLIIVDEGASVHYVEGCTAPVYTTNSLHSAVVEIIVKKDGYCRYTTIQNWANNVYNLVTKRAVCEENATMEWIDGNIGSKLTMKYPSVILKGEGARGMTLSIALAGKGQHQDAGAKMIHLAPNTSSTIVSKSISKQGGKVTYRGQVHFGRKADGARSNIECDTLIMDNQSTSDTIPYNEILNDNISLEHEAKVSKVSEEQLFYLMSRGISEEEATEMIVMGFIEPFTKELPMEYAVEMNRLIKFEMEGSIG
- the sufU gene encoding Fe-S cluster assembly sulfur transfer protein SufU; the encoded protein is MSFNNLDALYRQVIMDHYKNPRNKGQLENGTLTIDMNNPTCGDRIHLTMNVEDGIVKAAKFEGEGCSISMASASMMTQIIKGKEIQTALKLSEVFSDMMQGKDYDDSIDLGDIEALQGVSKFPARIKCATLAWKAMEKGLKE
- a CDS encoding cysteine desulfurase, coding for MAISMQDVRQLFPILNQEVNGKPLVYLDSSATSQKPLSVIQTLDDYYEGYNSNVHRGVHTLGTKATDRYEGAREKVRAFINASSTEEVIFTRGTTTSINTVAVSYAREHVKEGDEIVITYMEHHSNLIPWQQVAKKTGATLKYIPLEEDGTLNLDKVRETITPHTKVVSVTHVSNVLGTINPIKDITKIAHENGAIMVVDGAQAAPHIRVDVRDLDVDFYAFSSHKMCGPTGIGVLYGKKHLLEEMEPVEFGGEMIDFVGLHDSSWKELPWKFEAGTPIIAGAIGLGAAIDFLEEIGLENISQHEHSLTEYALHKMSEIEGITIFGPIDSAKRAGLVTFNIQDVHPHDVATVLDAEGIAVRAGHHCAQVLMKWLNVSATARASFYLYNTKDDIDKLVKGLVTAKEYFSDVF